TATCCTGTGGGTAAATGGTCTCGTGTTTATGCCGGTTACCGTTTTGACCAGTACCAGATTACTGACGTTAAAAAGAATGCAAGTAATCTAATTAAAGAGCAGTCTGAAGACGGTACTCGTTATGCAAGTGTTGTTCATGCTTCATTCACCCGTAACACCATAGACAATTTCCAGCGTCCAACTGCTGGGAACGTTGTAACTTTCACTGTTAACTATGGTGGCGGTATCCTTCAGGGTACTGATGACTTTATCAAAGTTATTGGCGAAGCCCGCCAGTTCTATGCCTTGAATAATGATCATGTGCTGATGGCTCGAGCAAAAGCCGGAGCTTTGCTTCCAAACGGTAGCTCTTACGACAAAATTCCTATTGTAGAACGTTTCTGGCTTGGTGGTATCAATAGCGTGCGTGGCTATGACCTAAATGACTTTGCTGTCCGTCAGAATGATGGTGACAAGATTGGTGGTACCCGTATGGCATTCGCTAACTTTGAATACCAGTGGTACTTTGAGAATGATCTTGGTATGACATTAGTTCCTTTCTTCGATGTTGGTATCAACTACGATGAAAAAGATAATGGACTTAAGTCCAATAAAGAGTGGCTTTATAGTACCGGACTTGAATTGCGTTGGCGTTCACCGATGGGTGATTTGCGATTCGCATACGGTATTCCACTTGCAGATGTGAATGGGGAAAAACAGTCTCCTCGCTTCGAGTTTGCAATGGGTCAGGCATTCTAAAAAGCAGTAAAGTAAAAGCGCGGCCTTATGGCCGCGCTTTTTTATGGTAAAACATTTGTCAGGGTTGCACCCTTTGACGGGTTTAAGTATCCTTATAATGATTATCTATTGGCGGCATTGTTCTAAACTCCAACTCATTGCGCGGAATAACTAGGAAAACTATGCTAATTACCAGAAAAAAAGGTATGCGTTGCTTGCCTTTGCTTCTTCTTTTTCTTCTTCTCTCAGTTACGGATTCCTACGCCAACATTAGTCGGGATTATCAAACCGCGTTGAATCAATTTAGATCGCTTGTTAAAAACTCAAAACAAGCACGCTATCGTTCCAACTGGAAACGGTTGGAAGATAAATTTATCGCTATCTATCAAGCTAATCCTGACGGTTCCTATGCCCCTAAGGTGTTGTATTACATGGGACGTGTGAATGAGGAGCTGGCAAGGCGTTCCTACCTCCGTTCTGACTATCAGGCTGCGGTTGATTATTACAACCGATGTTCCAAGCGTTTTACCAGACACTCATGGACGGACGATGCTCTCTACAGGATGGCACGGGTACAGTATTACAACTTGAATCAGTCAGCTGAGGCCAGAAAGACGTTAAATACTATTCTCAGCAAGTACCAGGCGGGGGATAAGTATAAGGAGGCATTGGCTCTCCATCGTAAGATTCTTTCGGAAGTTAGAGGGGGCACTACGGCTTCAAAATCGCCTCAAAAGCATCAGCCAACATCACATACTACCACCACAGTAAGTAAGCCACGTAAGGCTTCTAATAAAGTTGCTCTCAAAGGGATTCGCTTTACAAGCAGTAATGACTATACTCGGGTCGTTATTGATTTAAGTGGAGAAGCAAAGCATCAGTATAAGTTTTTAAATGCTGATCCTGTTCGAAAGTTGCCGTTCAGACTTTATATTGATTTGGATGGGACTGTGCCTTCTCAGGCGGTAAAGGATGAACTGAAAATTTATGACGGCATCTTACAGATGATCCGTGTTGGTAAGCCGGTTCCGGGAACCAGCAGGGTTGTGCTTGATTTTGAATCAGTACAAAAATATACCGTTTTTGCGTTGGAAAATCCGTATAGGGTAGTTGTGGACGTCTCTGCGCCGAAGGATGGGAACATGAGCCATCCGCCTGTTGATTTGTCCAGAAAGCCATCTGTGCAGAAGCCTAAGAAGCCATCCCGTACAGTTCCACCTTCACGTAAGATTCCTGATCTTATTGAACAGCTCGGGTTGACTGTAAAAACAGTTATGATTGATGCTGGTCATGGTGGTAAAGATCCAGGTGCAGCTAAAAACAGAATTCGCGAAAAAGATTATGTTCTTAATGTTGCGAAAATGCTGGGTAAAAAACTTAAGGCAAAAGGGTTCAACGTGTTGTATACACGTTCGTCAGATGTCTTTATCCCTCTGGAAGAACGTACTGCAAAAGCGAACGTGCAAAAGGTTGATTTGTTTGTTTCATTGCATATTAACGCAAGCAGGAAGTCGAGAGTAAATGGCATTGAGACATATTACTTGAACTTAGCACGTTCAAAAAGTGCACGCCGTATCGCAGCGCGTGAGAACGCTATCTCAGAAAAGCGCATCAGTGATTTGCAATTTATTTTGACAGACTTGATGCTCAATTCCAAGATGCAGGAATCTAAGGCTCTCGCAGAACTGGTACAGAAAAGTATGGTAAAAAAAGTACGTGCCAAAGGCTGGAAGTCTAAGAGTAATGGAGTACGAAGTGCACCATTCTACGTTTTGATGGGGGCAAAAATGCCGTCCATTCTGGTAGAACTCGGGTATTGTTCAAACCCGACAGAAGCAAAACGTCTTCGTAATAATTCTTATTTGAATTTGCTGGCAGATGGTATTGCTGACGCATTAAGTACGTACAGAACTAACTTGAAGAACTATGCAGCGATGTAGCTGCCGTTAAATAATGCGGGGGATGGTCGATTTCTCACTGACAGCATATAGGTTTTATGTGTACTACTGATTTTCGTTAACATACTGCTATGTTATAAAATTATATTATTTCATACAATCAGTCACTTGAGAATGTAGTGGAAACCTCGTACTAGGCCTGTAGTTGCAGATTGGGGGGGCAGAAGTCTCAACTCCTTGACTGTGGAATTTGATAACGCTATCCACTCAATCTACTTGATAGTTTCTATCGATGGTTAAACGATTAACTTGTTATTAAGTAACGAAATTTTTTTTAGGAGCATTCGATGCGTAATATTCTTTTAGCGGTAGTGGCTTGTACTTTTCTTTTCGCTTCATCTGCGGTAGCTGCAAAATACGGTGAAGTTGATTTTGGAGTCATCGCTAAAGATTCTGAACCAGCACTGGCAATTGCTAAGGCAATGAAGCAGACTTTTGGTGCTGAAGACAAGAAACTTAAAGAAGATAAAGTTGCTTTTGAGGCAAAAGTAAAAGAGTTCCGTGTTCAGAGCCAGGCTCTTTCAGACGATGCTAAAAAAGCAAAAATCGAAGAACTCCGTAAAGAAGAGATGGGGCTTGCTCAGCGTCAGCAGCAGTTCGTACAGCGTGCTCGTGCTGCAGAACAGGCTGCTCTCCGTGACATGTCTGCCCTCATGCTTGAAGCTACCCGCGAATTTGGTAAGAAAAACGGTTACGAAATGATTATCGCTAAAGCACAGGGTGCTGTTTTGTACATTAAGAACCCTGTTGACGTAACAAAGCAGGTAATGGTTGTAGTTAACCGTTTGTACCGTGCTAAGCTTGAAAAAATTAAAGCTTCACAGAAAAAAGATAAAAAATAAGGAATACGGTTAAGCATGCTGCTTTCTACAATCGCACAACATCTTGGTCTTGAGTTTGCTGGTGAAGATCTTGAAATAACAGGTGTAAACACCCTTGAAGCTGCTCTGGAAACAGAACTTAGTTTTCTGGCTAATCCTAAGTATGCTTCAAAACTTGCAGAAACTAAAGCTGGTGCAGTTGTTTGTACTGCCGATCAGGCAGAGAATGTTCAGCGCGCGCTTATTAGTGAAAACCCGTATTTTGACTTTGCTCGTTGCGTTGCAATCTTTGCCAAGCCGCAAGGTGAAATGAAGGGCATTTCAGAACTGGCCTTTATTGATCCTACTGCTACAATTGCTGATGATGTAACCGTGTACCCACATGCTTTTATCGGTCCACGTGCTACAATCGGTTCCGGTACTGTTATTTTCCCGGGATGTTATATCGGAGAAGATTCCACTATCGGGGCTGACTGCATTTTGTATCCAAATGCTGTGCTTATGGCAGAAACAACTGTGGGCGATGACTGCATTATTCATGCAGGTGTCGTGCTTGGTGGTGATGGATTTGGATTTGCTCCTACTGAACATGGAGTACAGAAAATTCCACAGATCGGTACCGTAACTATCGGTAACGATGTCGAAATTGGTGCAAACACTACCATTGACCGCGCTGTACTTGGTTCCACAAGTGTGGGTGACGCAACAAAAATTGATAATCTTGTTATGCTCGGGCATAATGTAGAAATGGGCAGTAACTGCCTGATTGTGTCACAGGTAGGTATTTCCGGTTCCACAAAAATTGGTAACGGTGTTGTAATGGCAGGGCAGGCAGGCATTGCAGGCCACCTGAACATTGGCGACGGCGCAACTGTCGGACCAAAAACCGGAGTAGGAAAAGATATACCGGCTGGAGTAACAATGGCTGGTATGCCGGCGATGGAAAAGGGGATATTCATGCGTCATACAACTCTTTCTCCTAAAATTCCTGACCTGTTTAAACGAGTAAAACAGCTCGAAAAAGAAATCGAAGCGTTGAAAAAATAGAGGTACACAACGATGACTGCCACCGAACAAAACATTCTGGATATTCGTCAGATTCTTGATCTGCTTCCACATAGATACCCATTTTTACTTGTAGACCGTGTTGTAGACTACACTCCGCTCGAGTCTATTGAAGCGTACA
The DNA window shown above is from Halodesulfovibrio marinisediminis DSM 17456 and carries:
- a CDS encoding OmpH family outer membrane protein — protein: MRNILLAVVACTFLFASSAVAAKYGEVDFGVIAKDSEPALAIAKAMKQTFGAEDKKLKEDKVAFEAKVKEFRVQSQALSDDAKKAKIEELRKEEMGLAQRQQQFVQRARAAEQAALRDMSALMLEATREFGKKNGYEMIIAKAQGAVLYIKNPVDVTKQVMVVVNRLYRAKLEKIKASQKKDKK
- the lpxD gene encoding UDP-3-O-(3-hydroxymyristoyl)glucosamine N-acyltransferase gives rise to the protein MLLSTIAQHLGLEFAGEDLEITGVNTLEAALETELSFLANPKYASKLAETKAGAVVCTADQAENVQRALISENPYFDFARCVAIFAKPQGEMKGISELAFIDPTATIADDVTVYPHAFIGPRATIGSGTVIFPGCYIGEDSTIGADCILYPNAVLMAETTVGDDCIIHAGVVLGGDGFGFAPTEHGVQKIPQIGTVTIGNDVEIGANTTIDRAVLGSTSVGDATKIDNLVMLGHNVEMGSNCLIVSQVGISGSTKIGNGVVMAGQAGIAGHLNIGDGATVGPKTGVGKDIPAGVTMAGMPAMEKGIFMRHTTLSPKIPDLFKRVKQLEKEIEALKK
- a CDS encoding N-acetylmuramoyl-L-alanine amidase; the protein is MLITRKKGMRCLPLLLLFLLLSVTDSYANISRDYQTALNQFRSLVKNSKQARYRSNWKRLEDKFIAIYQANPDGSYAPKVLYYMGRVNEELARRSYLRSDYQAAVDYYNRCSKRFTRHSWTDDALYRMARVQYYNLNQSAEARKTLNTILSKYQAGDKYKEALALHRKILSEVRGGTTASKSPQKHQPTSHTTTTVSKPRKASNKVALKGIRFTSSNDYTRVVIDLSGEAKHQYKFLNADPVRKLPFRLYIDLDGTVPSQAVKDELKIYDGILQMIRVGKPVPGTSRVVLDFESVQKYTVFALENPYRVVVDVSAPKDGNMSHPPVDLSRKPSVQKPKKPSRTVPPSRKIPDLIEQLGLTVKTVMIDAGHGGKDPGAAKNRIREKDYVLNVAKMLGKKLKAKGFNVLYTRSSDVFIPLEERTAKANVQKVDLFVSLHINASRKSRVNGIETYYLNLARSKSARRIAARENAISEKRISDLQFILTDLMLNSKMQESKALAELVQKSMVKKVRAKGWKSKSNGVRSAPFYVLMGAKMPSILVELGYCSNPTEAKRLRNNSYLNLLADGIADALSTYRTNLKNYAAM